The following are from one region of the Etheostoma spectabile isolate EspeVRDwgs_2016 chromosome 15, UIUC_Espe_1.0, whole genome shotgun sequence genome:
- the cyth3b gene encoding cytohesin-3 isoform X2 — protein MDEDNQVPEDLSLEERDELSNIRRRKKELLDDIERLKFEIAEVMTEIEQLTCVGESKTTQRNKQIAMGRKKFNMDPKKGIQFLLENDLLQNTPEDIAQFLYKGEGLNKTVIGDYLGERVDFNIKVLQAFVELHEFADLNLVQALRQFLWSFRLPGEAQKIDRMMEAFASRYCQCNPGVFQSTDTCYVLSFAIIMLNTSLHNPNVRDKPPVERFISMNRGINEGGDLPEELLRNLYDSIKSEPFKIPEDDGNDLTHTFFNPDREGWLLKLGGRVKTWKRRWFILTDNCLYYFEYTTDKEPRGIIPLENLSIREVEEPRKPNCFELYNPNHKGQVIKACKTEADGRVVEGNHVVYRISAPTPEEKEEWIKSIKASISRDPFYDMLATRKRRIANKK, from the exons TACCCGAAGACCTGTCTTTGGAGGAAAGAGATGAGCTGTCGAACATACGACGCAGGAAAAAAGAGCTTCTGGATGATATTGAA CGGCTGAAGTTTGAGATTGCAGAGGTAATGACTGAGATCGAGCAGCTAACTTGTGTGGGGGAGag caAAACCAcgcaaagaaacaaacagattGCCATGGGGAGGAAAAAATTCAACATGGACCCTAAAAAG gggATCCAGTTTCTTCTTGAAAACGATCTTCTCCAGAACACCCCAGAGGACATCGCACAGTTCCTCTACAAAGGCGAGGGGCTCAACAAAACAGTCATCGGGGACTACTTAGGGGAACG GGTTGACTTTAACATCAAGGTCCTCCAGGCGTTTGTGGAGCTTCATGAGTTTGCAGACCTCAACCTCGTACAAGCCTTAAG GCAGTTTCTGTGGAGCTTTAGACTTCCTGGTGAAGCCCAGAAGATTGATCGTATGATGGAGGCGTTTGCCTCCAGGTACTGCCAATGCAATCCTGGCGTCTTCCAATccacag ACACCTGCTATGTTCTATCATTTGCCATCATTATGCTGAACACAAGCCTGCACAATCCCAACGTCAGAGACAAGCCCCCCGTGGAGCGCTTTATCTCCATGAACAGAGGGATCAATGAGGGGGGTGACCTCCCAGAGGAGCTACTCAGG AATCTATATGACAGCATCAAGAGCGAACCCTTTAAGATCccagaggatgatgggaatgacCTGACACACACGTTCTTCAACCCAGACAGAGAGGGCTGGCTGCTTAAATTAG GGGGCCGAGTGAAAACCTGGAAAAGAAGGTGGTTCATCCTGACTGACAACTGTCTCTACTACTTTGAATACACAACA GACAAGGAGCCTCGTGGGATCATCCCATTGGAGAATCTCAGCATCAGGGAGGTGGAGGAGCCCAGGAAACCC AACTGTTTTGAGCTCTATAACCCCAATCACAAGGGCCAGGTGATCAAAGCTTGCAAAACGGAGGCAGATGGGCGAGTTGTTGAGGGTAACCACGTTGTGTACAGGATATCAGCGCCCACGccagaagagaaagaggagtgGATTAAATCCATCAA GGCCAGCATTAGCAGAGACCCCTTCTACGACATGCTGGCCACCAGGAAAAGACGCATCGCCAACAAGAAGTGA
- the cyth3b gene encoding cytohesin-3 isoform X1 — protein sequence MSVIMTTGEGKRQCVPEDLSLEERDELSNIRRRKKELLDDIERLKFEIAEVMTEIEQLTCVGESKTTQRNKQIAMGRKKFNMDPKKGIQFLLENDLLQNTPEDIAQFLYKGEGLNKTVIGDYLGERVDFNIKVLQAFVELHEFADLNLVQALRQFLWSFRLPGEAQKIDRMMEAFASRYCQCNPGVFQSTDTCYVLSFAIIMLNTSLHNPNVRDKPPVERFISMNRGINEGGDLPEELLRNLYDSIKSEPFKIPEDDGNDLTHTFFNPDREGWLLKLGGRVKTWKRRWFILTDNCLYYFEYTTDKEPRGIIPLENLSIREVEEPRKPNCFELYNPNHKGQVIKACKTEADGRVVEGNHVVYRISAPTPEEKEEWIKSIKASISRDPFYDMLATRKRRIANKK from the exons TACCCGAAGACCTGTCTTTGGAGGAAAGAGATGAGCTGTCGAACATACGACGCAGGAAAAAAGAGCTTCTGGATGATATTGAA CGGCTGAAGTTTGAGATTGCAGAGGTAATGACTGAGATCGAGCAGCTAACTTGTGTGGGGGAGag caAAACCAcgcaaagaaacaaacagattGCCATGGGGAGGAAAAAATTCAACATGGACCCTAAAAAG gggATCCAGTTTCTTCTTGAAAACGATCTTCTCCAGAACACCCCAGAGGACATCGCACAGTTCCTCTACAAAGGCGAGGGGCTCAACAAAACAGTCATCGGGGACTACTTAGGGGAACG GGTTGACTTTAACATCAAGGTCCTCCAGGCGTTTGTGGAGCTTCATGAGTTTGCAGACCTCAACCTCGTACAAGCCTTAAG GCAGTTTCTGTGGAGCTTTAGACTTCCTGGTGAAGCCCAGAAGATTGATCGTATGATGGAGGCGTTTGCCTCCAGGTACTGCCAATGCAATCCTGGCGTCTTCCAATccacag ACACCTGCTATGTTCTATCATTTGCCATCATTATGCTGAACACAAGCCTGCACAATCCCAACGTCAGAGACAAGCCCCCCGTGGAGCGCTTTATCTCCATGAACAGAGGGATCAATGAGGGGGGTGACCTCCCAGAGGAGCTACTCAGG AATCTATATGACAGCATCAAGAGCGAACCCTTTAAGATCccagaggatgatgggaatgacCTGACACACACGTTCTTCAACCCAGACAGAGAGGGCTGGCTGCTTAAATTAG GGGGCCGAGTGAAAACCTGGAAAAGAAGGTGGTTCATCCTGACTGACAACTGTCTCTACTACTTTGAATACACAACA GACAAGGAGCCTCGTGGGATCATCCCATTGGAGAATCTCAGCATCAGGGAGGTGGAGGAGCCCAGGAAACCC AACTGTTTTGAGCTCTATAACCCCAATCACAAGGGCCAGGTGATCAAAGCTTGCAAAACGGAGGCAGATGGGCGAGTTGTTGAGGGTAACCACGTTGTGTACAGGATATCAGCGCCCACGccagaagagaaagaggagtgGATTAAATCCATCAA GGCCAGCATTAGCAGAGACCCCTTCTACGACATGCTGGCCACCAGGAAAAGACGCATCGCCAACAAGAAGTGA